A window of the Bradyrhizobium ottawaense genome harbors these coding sequences:
- a CDS encoding alpha/beta fold hydrolase: protein MALLKLRDGTDLYFKDRGSGKPILFSHGWPLSADMWDAQMLFFASRGFRAVAFDRRGFGRSGQPWGGYDYDTFADDIAELIKYLDLGDVALVGFSMGGGDIVRYMARHGSSLVSKLALVSAVTPLFGKTVDHDGVDKSVFDGIKAGLVEDRPQFLDDFSTLFYGTNHGMKVSQGVFKQTLQIGLQASIKATIDCVTAFSETDFRPDMAKIDVPTLVIHGDDDQVVPLQYTGKLAAELITSAKLKVYSGAPHATAITHADLLNADLLKFLNS, encoded by the coding sequence ATGGCGCTGCTGAAACTGCGGGATGGTACCGACCTCTACTTCAAGGACCGGGGTAGCGGAAAACCGATACTCTTCAGCCACGGCTGGCCGCTCAGCGCGGATATGTGGGACGCCCAGATGCTGTTTTTCGCCAGCCGCGGTTTCCGAGCGGTGGCCTTCGATCGCCGTGGTTTTGGCCGGTCGGGTCAGCCGTGGGGCGGCTACGACTACGATACGTTCGCGGATGATATCGCCGAGCTCATCAAGTATCTCGATCTCGGAGACGTCGCCCTGGTCGGCTTCTCGATGGGAGGCGGAGACATAGTGCGCTACATGGCGCGCCACGGCTCCTCGCTCGTGTCAAAACTGGCGTTGGTGAGTGCCGTGACTCCCTTGTTCGGCAAGACGGTAGACCACGACGGGGTCGACAAGTCCGTCTTCGACGGCATCAAGGCCGGGCTCGTCGAGGATCGTCCGCAATTCCTGGACGACTTCAGTACGCTTTTCTATGGAACCAATCACGGCATGAAAGTGTCCCAAGGGGTGTTTAAGCAGACGCTGCAGATCGGCTTGCAGGCCTCCATCAAGGCGACGATCGACTGCGTGACCGCATTCTCCGAGACCGACTTCCGTCCAGATATGGCCAAAATCGACGTGCCAACGCTCGTGATCCACGGCGACGACGATCAGGTGGTTCCGCTTCAATACACCGGAAAGCTCGCGGCCGAGTTGATCACGTCCGCCAAGCTCAAGGTCTATTCGGGAGCCCCGCATGCGACCGCTATCACTCATGCGGATCTGCTCAATGCGGATCTGCTCAAATTCCTGAATTCGTGA
- a CDS encoding hydrolase — MTDGTPHLLEPKDCALLFADQQAGLAFGVGSVDRQVLLNNVIALAKTAMAFSLPIIASTSATKVYSGPLMPAVSAALPGIVPIERRNMNVWEDDNARNAILATGRRRLVVSGLLTEACVSFAVLSALAAGLQVYVVGDACGGLTTAGHDLALRRMEAAGAQATSWIQVLLELQRDWTRRETYDRARAIVEAHGGGYGIGLSYARDMIHPT, encoded by the coding sequence ATGACGGACGGTACCCCGCATCTTCTCGAACCGAAGGACTGTGCACTTCTCTTCGCAGATCAGCAGGCCGGGCTCGCCTTCGGCGTGGGGTCGGTCGACCGCCAAGTCCTCCTGAACAACGTGATCGCGCTGGCCAAAACGGCCATGGCGTTCAGCCTCCCGATCATTGCCTCGACCTCCGCGACGAAGGTTTACAGCGGGCCGCTGATGCCGGCGGTCAGCGCGGCTTTGCCCGGTATTGTGCCGATCGAAAGGCGCAACATGAACGTTTGGGAGGACGACAACGCGCGCAACGCGATCCTCGCGACGGGGCGCCGGCGCCTCGTCGTGTCGGGGCTGCTGACTGAAGCATGCGTTAGCTTCGCTGTTCTATCTGCCTTGGCCGCCGGCCTTCAGGTCTACGTGGTCGGCGATGCCTGCGGAGGTCTCACCACGGCCGGCCATGACCTGGCGCTTCGCCGTATGGAAGCAGCGGGGGCACAAGCAACGTCCTGGATCCAGGTCCTGTTGGAATTGCAGCGAGACTGGACCCGCCGAGAGACGTATGACCGCGCGCGGGCAATCGTAGAGGCTCACGGCGGCGGATACGGTATCGGGTTATCGTACGCGCGCGACATGATCCATCCGACCTAG
- a CDS encoding helix-turn-helix domain-containing protein, which translates to MIEDVDTSSDGFFGRRLSKHLGMEGDCVHKVNRQGKLALAVTRLTCTRFVRERTAAIPSEPAFSILYQLGDLDRHSCWLAGRQRYSGSFGAGTVSVIDLSDNPQCEFRGPFDAVQYYIPRRALDDFAYENNAKPVFTLKWARDRRDPYLSTLSSVLLSALEEEKANNQLFLDQLGLSLLAHFAQTYGDIRSCERIQEGGLAPWQERRAKDIMRVRLASSLTIADVAAECRLTPSHFARSFRRSMGVAPHEYLSRLRIEEAKRLMTTTKLPLADIALICGFGDQSYFTRVFSRSVGTSPGAWRRARSEG; encoded by the coding sequence ATGATCGAAGACGTCGATACCTCCTCCGATGGCTTTTTTGGTCGTCGCCTCAGCAAGCACCTCGGAATGGAAGGCGATTGTGTTCACAAGGTCAATCGCCAGGGCAAGCTCGCACTTGCGGTCACGCGGTTGACATGTACCCGCTTTGTTCGTGAGCGGACCGCCGCGATTCCCTCAGAGCCTGCGTTTAGCATCCTTTATCAGCTGGGGGATTTGGACAGGCATTCATGCTGGCTCGCGGGACGCCAGAGATATTCCGGATCGTTCGGCGCCGGAACGGTGAGCGTCATTGACCTGAGCGACAATCCGCAGTGTGAATTCAGAGGCCCGTTTGACGCCGTCCAATACTACATTCCGCGCCGCGCACTTGACGATTTCGCCTACGAGAATAACGCAAAGCCGGTTTTTACGCTCAAGTGGGCTCGTGATCGTCGCGATCCCTATTTGTCCACGCTTTCAAGCGTTCTCTTGAGCGCTCTGGAAGAGGAGAAGGCGAATAATCAGCTCTTTCTGGATCAGCTCGGATTGAGCTTGCTCGCCCACTTTGCCCAGACCTACGGGGATATTCGCTCATGCGAGCGCATTCAGGAGGGCGGCCTTGCGCCGTGGCAGGAACGCCGCGCCAAGGATATCATGCGTGTTCGCCTCGCCAGCAGCTTGACGATCGCCGATGTAGCAGCCGAGTGCAGACTGACGCCGAGTCATTTCGCTCGCTCTTTCCGGCGCAGTATGGGTGTTGCGCCACACGAGTATCTCTCCCGGCTGCGGATCGAAGAGGCCAAACGCCTTATGACGACCACCAAACTGCCGTTGGCAGATATCGCGCTGATCTGCGGGTTTGGCGACCAGAGCTACTTCACGAGGGTTTTTTCCCGCAGCGTGGGAACGAGCCCTGGCGCTTGGCGTCGGGCTCGTTCTGAAGGTTGA
- a CDS encoding LysR family transcriptional regulator has translation MDKIAGISVFVQVVDSGSYVAAGRAMGQTASSIGKTIVRLEERLGVRLFHRNTRSISLTTEGARFLERCRAIMNEIAAAESDLAAAREGPHGRLRVSVPMVSDAWNAVFVEFMTRFPEIELELSYSNRNVDLIEEGFEAALRIGNLEDSRLRSRKIGSFRLVLVAAPSYLSRRPAPTRLDDLGDHLCLRTQNSSTGRLYPWPLGREFIRRSERLLKRLVADHNAMLLSACLQGQGIACIPEFWARRHVKSGELVTILEQETDNRRTVSALWPMGPSSPKTSAFVEFIADELPAILLPSNCTTTTPAS, from the coding sequence ATGGACAAAATAGCTGGAATTTCCGTCTTCGTTCAAGTCGTCGACTCGGGAAGCTATGTCGCAGCCGGCAGAGCCATGGGACAGACCGCTTCATCGATTGGAAAGACGATTGTGCGTCTGGAAGAACGGTTGGGGGTACGCCTCTTTCACCGCAACACCCGAAGCATCAGCCTTACGACCGAAGGTGCGCGTTTCCTTGAGCGCTGCCGCGCGATCATGAATGAGATAGCGGCAGCGGAATCCGATCTCGCCGCGGCTCGGGAAGGCCCGCACGGTCGCTTGAGGGTAAGCGTCCCGATGGTCAGCGATGCATGGAACGCTGTCTTCGTCGAGTTCATGACACGCTTCCCCGAGATCGAACTCGAGCTGAGCTACAGCAACCGGAATGTTGACCTGATCGAGGAAGGGTTCGAGGCCGCCCTTCGGATTGGAAATCTCGAGGATTCCAGGCTCCGATCGAGAAAGATCGGTTCGTTTCGACTCGTCTTGGTGGCGGCGCCCTCATACTTATCCCGCCGGCCGGCGCCAACCCGTCTGGATGATCTTGGGGATCATCTGTGTCTGAGAACTCAAAATTCTTCGACAGGCAGACTATATCCCTGGCCCCTGGGGCGGGAGTTCATACGACGCAGCGAGCGCCTGCTGAAGCGGCTCGTGGCCGATCACAACGCCATGCTGCTCTCAGCCTGCCTTCAGGGACAAGGCATCGCCTGCATACCCGAGTTTTGGGCGCGCCGGCACGTCAAGTCCGGTGAATTGGTAACGATCCTCGAGCAGGAGACCGACAACAGGAGAACCGTGTCGGCGCTTTGGCCTATGGGACCATCCTCGCCAAAAACCTCGGCCTTCGTCGAGTTCATCGCCGACGAACTTCCCGCCATCCTACTGCCAAGCAACTGCACAACAACAACCCCGGCTAGTTGA
- a CDS encoding ring-cleaving dioxygenase, whose protein sequence is MAELDGSCRPARGLHHITTVVGDVQRTADFYAHILGLKRVKKTVCYDDPGSYHLYFGDNVGSPGTVISTLAWRCVAKGMVGVGEVVQTAFRVPAGSSAWWSERLKAANVACRLDHSVFGEAMLCFVDPDGTALALVESKRIHREAERSEDLQAVMGLNEVTLNVRREDATVDILQDVLGFKRVSKAEDSIRFVAHDGPGGTLTLRTVGASSRGRLGGGTIRHVAFRAADTEDQSGMIQKLQRMYGIAVTEPIERTYLTAVGFRAPCGVLFEIATDGPGFAVDEARDRLGEGLKLPGFLEQRRPELQSILPPLN, encoded by the coding sequence GTGGCTGAACTAGATGGATCGTGCCGGCCAGCACGTGGACTTCATCACATCACGACGGTCGTTGGCGATGTGCAGCGCACCGCAGATTTCTATGCCCACATTTTGGGTCTGAAGCGGGTAAAGAAGACCGTCTGCTATGACGACCCGGGAAGTTACCACCTCTATTTTGGCGACAACGTGGGGAGCCCGGGTACGGTGATAAGTACCTTGGCATGGCGATGCGTCGCAAAGGGGATGGTCGGAGTCGGTGAAGTCGTACAGACGGCTTTCCGTGTGCCGGCGGGATCCTCCGCATGGTGGTCGGAGCGGCTCAAAGCCGCAAACGTGGCCTGCAGATTGGACCATTCGGTATTTGGAGAGGCGATGCTTTGCTTCGTCGACCCCGATGGAACCGCGCTTGCCCTGGTGGAGTCGAAGCGAATTCATCGTGAAGCGGAGCGCAGCGAAGACCTTCAAGCGGTCATGGGTCTGAATGAGGTAACTTTAAACGTCCGTAGAGAGGACGCCACGGTCGATATTCTCCAGGACGTACTGGGATTCAAACGCGTTTCAAAAGCCGAGGATTCGATCCGTTTCGTCGCGCATGACGGTCCCGGAGGCACGCTGACGCTGCGGACGGTCGGGGCTTCGTCTCGGGGCCGACTGGGGGGAGGCACGATCAGACATGTGGCCTTCCGTGCGGCCGACACCGAAGATCAGTCAGGCATGATCCAGAAGCTTCAAAGAATGTACGGCATCGCCGTAACTGAGCCGATTGAGAGAACATATCTGACTGCCGTCGGCTTCCGGGCGCCATGCGGCGTTCTTTTCGAGATAGCGACCGACGGACCCGGCTTCGCAGTTGACGAGGCGCGTGATCGCCTTGGAGAAGGTCTCAAATTGCCGGGATTTCTCGAACAACGTCGTCCCGAATTGCAAAGCATCCTGCCCCCGCTCAACTAG
- a CDS encoding alkene reductase: MAGLFRSTALGDLHLTNRIVMAPMTRSRADERGVINSSASEYYAARAGAGLIISEGINVGPMSNAFDRTPGLWTDEQTWGWKAVVDRIHEKGGRIIAQLWHAGRASARGLLSDKQPLSPSGVNDDLDQLQVWALLANGAYVRVAATPSRAMTLAEVQGAVNEFGLAAANAVRAGFDGVEIHGANGYLVHQFLSPAINQRTDEYGGSIEGRSRLLLEIVAAISDVMPRSRIGLRLSPFADYNSTRDPKPEDTYGWLAHWLQTTGLAYLHLADTNAWTGAPDYERMLPIFGEHYRGPLIVNAGITPERADEIVVSGEADAVAFGRLFLANPDLPARIQAGGPYNSPWHFGIYGGSDTGYLDYPSLETVAKD, translated from the coding sequence ATGGCGGGTCTCTTTCGTTCGACAGCCTTGGGCGATCTCCATCTCACAAACAGGATCGTCATGGCGCCGATGACGCGCTCGCGCGCCGATGAGCGCGGTGTCATCAATTCTTCCGCTTCCGAATATTACGCAGCGCGTGCTGGCGCCGGCCTGATCATAAGCGAGGGCATCAACGTTGGACCGATGTCCAACGCCTTTGATCGAACGCCCGGCCTATGGACCGACGAACAAACCTGGGGATGGAAAGCCGTCGTCGATCGAATCCACGAGAAAGGAGGCCGCATCATCGCGCAGCTCTGGCACGCTGGACGCGCAAGCGCGCGTGGTCTGCTGTCCGACAAACAACCGCTGTCGCCATCGGGCGTGAATGACGATCTGGATCAGCTGCAGGTATGGGCTCTCCTCGCCAACGGTGCCTATGTGCGCGTCGCAGCTACGCCTTCCCGCGCGATGACCCTCGCGGAGGTCCAGGGCGCCGTGAACGAGTTCGGGCTGGCGGCCGCCAACGCTGTTCGCGCAGGATTTGATGGCGTGGAGATTCACGGCGCAAACGGCTATCTGGTCCATCAATTTCTGTCGCCGGCGATCAATCAACGAACCGATGAATATGGTGGGAGCATCGAAGGACGCTCCAGACTGCTTCTCGAAATCGTTGCGGCGATCTCTGATGTCATGCCGCGATCACGGATTGGATTGAGGCTATCGCCCTTCGCTGATTACAACAGTACACGCGACCCGAAACCGGAAGACACCTACGGATGGCTCGCACATTGGCTGCAAACCACCGGGCTTGCATATCTGCACCTGGCCGACACCAACGCCTGGACCGGCGCGCCTGATTACGAGAGAATGTTGCCGATATTCGGCGAACACTATCGCGGGCCTCTGATCGTCAATGCGGGCATCACTCCCGAGCGCGCCGACGAAATCGTAGTTTCCGGTGAGGCGGACGCAGTCGCGTTCGGCCGTCTCTTTCTCGCCAATCCGGACCTCCCGGCGCGGATACAAGCTGGCGGTCCGTACAATTCGCCGTGGCATTTCGGAATCTATGGTGGTTCGGACACCGGGTATCTCGACTATCCGAGCCTTGAGACCGTTGCGAAGGACTAA
- a CDS encoding SDR family NAD(P)-dependent oxidoreductase, producing the protein MAWPKILITGATDGIGQLAALELARRGAHLILTARSEAKAEVTRAAIEAAAPATPVDMHFVDFSDLAAVAATGQAIAARHPHIDVLINNAGLHAFQQRVTRDGYAEMIAVNYMAPWLLSDALRETLVHSAPSRVITVGSEASRQSRNLEIEKDLFDTAPFTARGSSRIYGRTKLLDIMFSLELARQLEGTGVAVNCLCPGFNVTGLGRELSFARPLATALNWFGIGNPARGAQIIVHLATDPTFGKQTGAYVSVKNTRPLTPIAPADSEQARRQLWDTTAAALARFR; encoded by the coding sequence TTGGCCTGGCCCAAGATCCTCATCACCGGCGCCACCGATGGCATCGGCCAGCTCGCCGCTCTGGAATTAGCTCGTCGTGGGGCGCATCTCATCCTGACGGCACGCAGCGAGGCCAAGGCCGAAGTGACGCGTGCCGCGATCGAAGCCGCAGCTCCAGCCACACCCGTCGACATGCATTTTGTTGATTTCTCCGATCTGGCGGCCGTTGCCGCCACCGGACAGGCCATTGCGGCACGGCATCCTCACATCGATGTGCTCATCAACAATGCCGGCCTGCACGCCTTCCAGCAGCGCGTCACGAGGGACGGCTACGCGGAAATGATCGCGGTCAACTATATGGCCCCGTGGCTGCTCTCCGATGCCCTGCGGGAAACCCTGGTGCATTCCGCCCCGTCGCGCGTCATCACCGTCGGCTCGGAAGCATCTCGCCAGAGCAGGAATCTTGAGATCGAGAAGGACCTGTTCGACACCGCGCCCTTTACCGCGCGCGGATCGTCAAGAATCTATGGCCGCACCAAGCTGCTGGACATCATGTTCTCGCTCGAACTGGCCCGGCAGCTCGAAGGGACCGGGGTTGCCGTGAACTGCCTATGTCCGGGCTTCAACGTCACCGGGCTCGGCCGCGAACTAAGCTTCGCCCGCCCACTTGCCACGGCGCTGAACTGGTTCGGCATCGGCAACCCTGCGCGCGGGGCGCAGATCATCGTGCACCTTGCCACCGATCCGACCTTTGGCAAGCAGACCGGTGCGTATGTCTCCGTGAAGAACACCCGCCCACTCACCCCCATAGCCCCGGCAGACAGCGAGCAAGCACGGCGACAGTTGTGGGACACGACGGCAGCGGCACTTGCCCGCTTCAGATGA
- a CDS encoding LacI family DNA-binding transcriptional regulator — protein MNRPVATIKQIADATGVHPSTVSRALDPKKRHLVAEDVAKRIVTLAESLGYQPNRLAANLRLGRSDLIGVLLPDIANPVFAPILGGITETLSADGYAPIVADAGNASSQQISFVETLLSQRIDGLILATVSQDDELVGFCIQRGIPVILVNRSEARDRVSSVVSDDDRGMRLAVDHLVGLGHRRIAHVAGPLSTSTGALRRDGFERAMSHHGLRGVVRESTGYTRDAGAQAAAPMLDTESRITAVVAANDLLALGVLDALKERGLRCPDDMSVVGHNDMPLMDVVSPPLTTIRIEHREMGRISARMLVDTIKSGSTEIRHVVLRPELIVRGSTRAILPSEHG, from the coding sequence GTGAATCGACCTGTCGCCACGATCAAGCAAATCGCCGACGCTACCGGGGTACATCCGTCCACGGTGTCGCGGGCATTGGATCCCAAGAAGCGACACCTGGTGGCGGAGGACGTTGCCAAGCGGATCGTCACGCTAGCCGAGTCGCTCGGCTACCAGCCCAACCGCCTGGCCGCGAACCTGCGTTTGGGCCGATCAGATCTCATAGGCGTTTTGTTGCCCGATATCGCCAATCCGGTGTTTGCGCCGATCCTGGGTGGCATCACGGAAACGCTTTCGGCGGACGGCTACGCGCCGATCGTGGCGGATGCAGGCAACGCTTCCTCGCAGCAGATTTCGTTCGTGGAGACTCTGCTCAGCCAGCGGATTGACGGCCTGATCCTGGCCACGGTTTCGCAGGACGACGAACTCGTCGGCTTCTGTATTCAGCGCGGGATTCCGGTGATCCTCGTCAATCGATCCGAAGCGCGCGACCGCGTGTCGTCCGTCGTGTCCGACGACGACCGCGGAATGCGCCTGGCGGTCGATCATCTGGTCGGTCTCGGGCACCGGCGCATCGCGCACGTGGCCGGCCCCCTGTCGACGTCGACGGGGGCGCTGCGGCGGGACGGCTTCGAGCGCGCCATGTCCCATCACGGATTGCGAGGCGTCGTGCGCGAGTCGACGGGCTACACCCGCGACGCGGGCGCTCAAGCTGCGGCGCCGATGCTCGACACCGAAAGCCGCATCACGGCGGTCGTCGCCGCCAACGATCTGTTGGCGCTCGGCGTACTCGACGCGCTGAAGGAACGGGGGCTGCGCTGTCCTGACGACATGTCGGTGGTCGGACACAACGACATGCCGCTGATGGACGTCGTCTCGCCTCCGCTGACCACCATACGCATCGAGCACAGGGAGATGGGGCGGATTTCCGCCAGAATGCTCGTCGATACGATCAAGAGCGGTTCGACCGAAATCCGCCATGTCGTACTTCGTCCAGAACTGATCGTGAGAGGTTCGACGCGAGCGATACTCCCGAGCGAACATGGCTAG
- a CDS encoding dioxygenase, giving the protein MATGIIEKLEDVTPTVLRAMSGTDNARLRSVMEAFIRHVHAFAREVKLTEAEYDLGIDFLNRIGQATHHSHNEGILFADAIGFSTLVCLLNNGNAGATETAAALLGPFWRANSPKTENGGSIVRSATPGPGLFVACEVVDVAGNPLAGVEVDVWQSSPVGLYENQDDTQADMNLRGKFTTDAAGRFFFRSVKPAGYPVPTDGPVGDLLRAQNRHPYRPAHIHFLGFKPGYKTLITQVFVDDDEHLESDVVFGVTRALVGDYRRNDETESAASGVEAPYTLNYRFVMEVGEAILPKPPIK; this is encoded by the coding sequence ATGGCGACAGGCATTATCGAGAAACTGGAGGACGTGACGCCGACCGTACTGCGGGCCATGTCCGGCACGGACAACGCCCGGCTCCGTAGCGTGATGGAAGCGTTCATCAGGCACGTGCACGCCTTCGCCCGGGAGGTGAAGCTTACCGAGGCGGAGTACGATCTCGGAATCGACTTCCTCAACCGGATTGGGCAGGCCACCCATCACAGCCACAACGAGGGCATCCTGTTCGCGGATGCGATCGGCTTCTCGACGCTAGTCTGCCTCCTCAACAACGGCAACGCTGGCGCGACCGAAACCGCCGCGGCGTTGCTGGGGCCGTTCTGGCGGGCCAACTCCCCCAAGACGGAGAACGGCGGATCCATCGTTCGCTCCGCGACGCCCGGCCCCGGACTATTCGTCGCGTGCGAAGTCGTCGACGTCGCAGGCAATCCTCTCGCGGGCGTCGAGGTCGACGTCTGGCAATCGTCGCCGGTCGGTCTCTACGAAAACCAGGACGATACGCAGGCGGACATGAACCTGCGGGGCAAGTTCACTACGGACGCCGCGGGACGCTTCTTCTTCAGATCGGTCAAGCCGGCAGGCTATCCGGTCCCCACTGACGGTCCGGTCGGCGACTTGCTTCGAGCCCAGAACAGACATCCCTACCGGCCGGCGCACATCCATTTCCTCGGCTTCAAGCCCGGCTACAAGACGCTGATCACGCAAGTCTTCGTTGACGACGACGAACACCTCGAAAGCGACGTGGTGTTCGGCGTAACGCGTGCGCTCGTGGGCGACTATCGCCGCAATGACGAGACCGAATCGGCCGCGTCCGGAGTCGAGGCGCCCTACACGCTGAATTATCGGTTCGTCATGGAAGTCGGCGAAGCGATCCTCCCCAAACCACCGATCAAGTGA
- a CDS encoding SDR family NAD(P)-dependent oxidoreductase: MNGKVVLVVGGAGSIGAVAASRFAELGARVAISHRDVPEEAAAATKVAQSLPGEGHAALMADVAQTDTLKGLRVEIECRFGRLDVLVNAAGFTRPVPHADLEALDDDLIDRMFAVNWRGQFATIRTFAPLLKASGDGLIVSISSIAGTNGIGSSIAYCAAKAGVDVMTKSLARVLAPDVRVLAVAPGVVDTNFVPGRGTDFNAKTAATTPLKRIATPEDIASAIIACATQLGFATGTTFVVDGGRSL; this comes from the coding sequence ATGAACGGCAAGGTCGTACTCGTCGTCGGCGGGGCCGGCAGCATCGGCGCGGTTGCCGCCTCACGTTTCGCTGAACTGGGCGCGCGCGTCGCGATCAGCCATCGCGATGTCCCGGAGGAAGCCGCGGCGGCGACGAAAGTGGCGCAGTCCCTGCCCGGCGAAGGTCACGCCGCGCTGATGGCCGATGTGGCACAGACGGACACCTTGAAGGGGCTGCGCGTCGAGATCGAGTGCCGCTTCGGGAGGCTCGACGTGCTGGTCAACGCCGCGGGCTTTACGAGGCCCGTCCCCCACGCCGATCTGGAAGCCCTGGACGACGACTTGATCGACAGGATGTTCGCCGTCAACTGGCGCGGACAGTTCGCGACGATCCGCACCTTCGCCCCGCTCCTCAAGGCTTCTGGAGACGGCTTGATTGTTTCGATATCGTCGATCGCGGGCACCAACGGGATCGGCTCGTCGATCGCGTACTGCGCGGCCAAAGCCGGTGTCGATGTCATGACCAAATCGCTGGCCCGCGTGCTCGCGCCGGACGTGCGCGTGCTCGCCGTCGCCCCGGGCGTGGTCGATACAAATTTCGTGCCGGGACGCGGCACTGACTTCAACGCGAAGACCGCGGCGACGACGCCGCTGAAGCGGATCGCCACGCCCGAGGACATCGCCTCGGCGATCATCGCCTGCGCCACGCAACTTGGCTTCGCCACCGGAACGACCTTCGTCGTCGACGGCGGCCGCTCACTCTGA
- a CDS encoding 3-keto-5-aminohexanoate cleavage protein, with protein sequence MRSPRDKVIITCAVTGNLTTPEQTPHLPITPEQIAEACLGAADAGAAMVHIHVRDPLTGRPSMLLDHYADVVQRIRAHNPELILNITTGPGGRFVPSQHDPKVAAEGTTLMVPEQRVEHITALRPDICTLDLNTMNSGREVVINTPGNVRRMAKVITEAGVRPEIELFDSGDIALMHDLLADGTLQGPVLCSFVMGVRYGFQPATETVLYARDLLPHDAEFTAIGIGKAAYTAVAQSYLAGGHVRVGLEDSVYLSRGRLATSNAEMVAKARRIVEDLGGAIATVEEARRIVGLPTRAARSAA encoded by the coding sequence ATGCGATCTCCACGCGACAAGGTCATCATCACCTGCGCCGTAACCGGCAATCTGACGACGCCCGAGCAGACGCCTCATCTGCCCATCACCCCGGAGCAGATTGCCGAAGCCTGCCTCGGCGCTGCGGATGCGGGCGCCGCGATGGTGCACATCCACGTTCGGGATCCGTTGACGGGGCGGCCCTCGATGCTGCTCGACCACTATGCCGACGTCGTTCAGCGCATCCGCGCGCACAATCCCGAGCTCATCCTCAACATCACGACCGGACCGGGCGGACGCTTCGTGCCGTCCCAGCACGACCCGAAGGTTGCGGCGGAAGGCACGACCTTGATGGTGCCGGAACAGCGGGTCGAGCACATCACCGCGCTGCGGCCTGACATCTGCACGCTCGACCTCAACACGATGAATTCCGGTCGAGAGGTGGTGATCAATACCCCCGGCAACGTCCGCCGAATGGCAAAGGTGATCACTGAAGCCGGCGTCAGGCCGGAAATCGAGCTGTTCGATTCCGGCGACATCGCGCTGATGCACGATCTTCTGGCCGACGGCACGCTGCAGGGGCCGGTGCTGTGCTCGTTCGTCATGGGCGTGCGCTACGGGTTTCAGCCCGCCACCGAGACCGTGCTCTATGCCCGGGACCTGCTTCCCCACGACGCGGAATTCACCGCCATCGGAATCGGCAAGGCCGCGTACACGGCCGTGGCACAATCGTATCTTGCCGGAGGTCATGTGCGGGTCGGCCTTGAAGACTCCGTCTATCTCTCCCGCGGACGGCTTGCGACCTCCAATGCGGAAATGGTCGCCAAGGCGCGCCGCATCGTCGAGGACCTCGGAGGCGCGATCGCGACGGTCGAAGAAGCCCGTCGCATCGTCGGCCTGCCGACGCGCGCGGCCAGAAGCGCAGCGTAG